The DNA window CTGCAAAAGAAACAGTCAAGGCCATCCTTCATATGTCAGTACGCTAATGTGGTGAGCCCTGGTATTTAAATGGTATCTGGGCCACACaaaaaaatattagataaaagacataagaaagcctttaaaaaattgtctaaaTGTAGATGTATTAAAGCAGACGTCCCTTAAATTGTAACATAAGTACATGGCGATATGAGAACAGAAATAAGATATCAATGTTTTGCTGTAATACTTGAGGGCAAATTAAAGGTAATACCAGAAGGATGATCACTACTTGAACATCTGTAagttgaaaacaggaaaaacatttcTAGTTTTCCATGACTTTTACACAGTACTCCTTTCTAAGGCTCAtgacatataaaaagaatagtctataatctaatttattttatagatatagatataaatagatgatagatagaaagaaagatgatagatagatagatagatagatagatagatagatagatgatagatataaaCTCTACATATGCAGTTTGTGCAGATTTTTCCATCTCCTACACAAGGCACCTTTTACATCCTGGTTCCTTAAGCTGTAGATCATGGGATTCAGCATAGGTATTATTAACGTGTAAAAAGCAGAGGCAATTTTATCAGTATCAAAGGAGTGACTGGACTTAGGCTGCACATACATGAAGAAAAGAGTCGCATATAATACAACGACCACTGTCAGGTGGGATccacaggtggagaaggctttgtGCCTGCCCTCTGCAGAGCTCATCCTGAGGATGGCCCTAAGGATCAGGGTGTAGGAGACAAGCACTATCAAAAGAGAGGAGCCCAAATTAAAGGCTGAAAAGATCATTATTATCAACTCAACATCACGTGTGCTTGAGCACAGCAAAGTTAACAAGGGAAGACTGTCGCAGTAAAAATGTCTAATGACATTATGGTCACAGAAGGATGACATAAAAATCTTTATGGTGGTTATCAGTGAAAGAAAGGCACTGTAGACATAGGGGACAGCTACCAGCACCCAGCACACCTTTTGTGACATAACAACTGGGTACAGTAgagggtgacagatggccacatagcggtcatatgCCATTGCTGACAGAATGAAAAGCTCGCTGATGATGAACAAGATGAAGAAAGCTAGCTGCGTAGCACACCAGTTATAGGGAATTGAGTTTTTATTAGTAATGAAATTGACTAGCATTTTGAGTCCCACAGCTGTTGAATAACCCAGATCAATGAAAGCCAGGTgtctgaggaagaagtacatgggtgtttggagcctggagtccacCATGGTGAGGATGATCATGCCCAGGTTGCCCACCACTGAGATCGCATAGATGATGAGGAAGAGCCCAAAGAAGGGACCCTGCAGCTCAGGCCAGTCTGTGATTCCCATTAGGATGAATTCTGTTAGCACTGTTTGATTTGGTTTGTTCATCGAGATCATTAGGAAAATTACTGTGGGAAGAACCATCAGGAGAGTCATTGGCATTCAGATGATAACATCTCTTGATGTTTTTAGTATGCAAAGTCATTATGGTTCTGAGAAATccaagttttagaatttttttcatgtttatttattttgagaaagagagagacagatcgagttggggagggcagagaaagagagagagagagaataccaagcagattccacactgtcatcatgaagcctgaggtggggctgaaagtcaagaattgtgagatcatgatctgagcagaaaccaagagtcagacacttaaccagctgagccacctagccaccaaatccaattttttaaatttaaaataagactcACTTACTTCCATCATTGAACCTGGAACCAAATTTAGAAGTTCTACAATAAAAAGATATATGGtagccatttttgttttgttttgttttgttttgtttttttggtgccACATGCTGGCAgggaattttgaatttttttcataaaatacttaTAATTGGTTAAACACATCATACTTTAGAAGGAATTATAATACAAGGAATGGACCTCTACTTCCTGCCCTTGAAACTTTAGTCCCAAATTCCAAGGAAAAccattattcactcatttaatagACTTTGATTTAATTCTGCATATTTATTGATACTCTTGTTCCTTTATCCCTTTTGAGATTTTAAACTGTATTCTTATTTCACTCtacttttattagttttcaatattgtttaatgatttttatgatGATAGGTAATCATTTAACTTGCAGAAGTCTCCCCATGCCCACTCTAAtgcacataaataaatgttattttctctagAATAGTGCATCTGAATATTTACACTTGCCTGTGGTTTCTTCCGTTTCTGACTTGTGCTATGTTGCACACCAAGTAAGGCCTGCATCTGCATCTAGTTATTCAATATAAGAAAGAAGTATTAGCAAACATTTCTACCACTGCATTGACTTTAGCATTAATATCTCTGAAATGATGGGCCGAATAGGATAGTTGTATCTTCTAGCACAtcttaaaacaagtaaaattattaaaatgtatttgttaataTACAAATTTAAATCATCCAGTAAGTTGCTATAAATACACATCCAAAAAAGAGGAATGTCACTTCAAAGTAGGGGTAGCTATCTCAAAAGTCTTAGAGGCTGGCCAATAATATTGCATGACATAAAGGAATGGATGAGAAAGACAAGGGGAAATAGATATGGCATGACTCattagaagtatttaaaaatttacctgtTTAAATGTGCCTGGACCAGGACAAATGATTGCTTGATTAGCATCAGGCCAACTAGACATGCTAATGATAGAGATGGAATATATCAACTATATTTCCAACTGAACATAATTCTTACACCTTTATTTCAGCTTCCATCAAAAATACATAGAATGTGTAGGGTTAACACCTTTTATTTAAGGATAACACTTCATCTTCCTGTACTTTTCCAACTCATTTCtccttcagaatatttttaaggcaGATTCCTCCAaacttttatgaaaacaaaatcatcCGTGTTTCTTACTGTTCAAAGGGAAAAATTGGAACTCCACTGCAACTCATCCTAGGACtcaaaatcataattttttaaaaaaaaagatcatccaCTTCTTTTGAGATTgtgaagacagagcatgagcgggagggacgccaagagagagaggaagagagaatcccaagaaaactCTGCTCCATTAGTGCAGAGTCTATCTTGAAGCCCGAACccacaaatgagatcatgacctgaggcaaacctaggagtcaaatgcttaactatctgagccacccaggagccccacaaaattgttctttttgaaaaagaaatatataaatttgaaaaataatatagaaagttataataataaaaggaaccCACAATATATTCAAGCttatggggcatctgagtggctcagtttagCTCTATGACTCTTGACTTTTGCATAATCCTAATCTCAATTGTGGGATCAATCCCCGAGTTCTGtggtgatgacagtgtggagactgcctgaatttctctctctctcctctcttgcctCTCCTTCTGTTCATGgtatctctctcactcaaaatatgtaaacatttaaaattatatttagggttataatttcatacatatatatattatgtataaatatgtcattgatttcagtttaaaaaatgtgtaagaatTACAGGACACTTGTCCAAGCTGCACTGATCCCATATTTGCCTGGATGGTTTAATTTTGGAAGCTGTAATTAGAATTCATCCCATTATCAgagtgaattagaaaaaaaacctgaatatttGATGAAGAATTAGAACCATTTAGAATggacaaaagcaataaaaattaagaataaaagggaaattcCATAATGATGTAATATCTTTATAAAAACTAGACTGAACCTGCCCTTAAAAGGTGAAAAATTGAAACTTCTTTAGGAAACATTGTAGAAATCCTATATAAATTGGCAGAAACACTATGTTCCTGGATTGTACAACATAGAgttataaaaatgtcaattctctGCAAATTAATCTTATTTGCACTATGCCTTACAATCAAATTCTCTCTAAGGAAATTTGTAGAACTTGacactgatttaaaatatatcttaagaaTGCAAATTACAAAGAATAAGCAAGACATTTTGAAAAGACAACATCTGTGCTACCAGATGATAACACTTATAAAGCTGGGTTATTGAGACAATATGGCATCCAACAACGGAATAGAATAGGGGGAATCTCAAAAGAAGACGCATGAGTGCATACAACTACAGTGTATGACAGCAGTAGCATGGTAGGATAGGCACGCATAAGGGATATATTTATTAGAGCTGGGGGAAATGATTGTCCTTACAGAAGATGATGAAACTTGATGTTTAGTCATCCATATGGAAATCAACACTAGACTGGTCAAGGACTTTATGTCATGAGAAAATAGTCAATGTTTATGACCTGAGAAACTAGAACCGCTGTTTGtccttaaataaaaagaaattttcaaaatatagagTAGAAATTCAAGTTTTATTTGGCACACAAATCTACTTCTCAAAATTTGTTTTACCCAAAAATCTATTCAAATCAACAAAATAGTCACAACAAAGCAATAATATTCATTAGCAGCAaccaaacaaaagacaaagtcTAAAGCCTTAAGCTTCAAAAATTATACCcaaagaaaagattatttcacAGCAGTTTGTGCAGTATGGCAAACCTCCTCACCCCATCACCTAAATACTTAGGTGGCCCTCCTTCCACCAGCACTTCCCAAGCACAGCCTGGAAAGTAACAAGGAAACTGAGCATCACATCTGACTCTTAACAGATGAAAGTAGAAACTCCAGAGCAGAACCAGAGCCAGGGGGGGGTGGACATGAAGCCCCAGGATGTCCTCTTATGCAAATGTAAACCCCAATATCAACTCAATATTCCATAACATTTTGCCAATAGCCTCAACTGAAATAAATGGGTGGGTCAAATTTAGAACATTGTTCTCTCATTCAAAGGAGGgactgaaagagagagtgagggaaagagggagggtgaTTCTAAGTTGACCTTACAAAAATGCCAACTCCACCTTCATGATGTTTACCATCtggattctcaaaataaatgtagaaaaaatgacaaagataaaTGAGATTCCCCACCACATTCAAAGAACATAATAATAGAGGTAAAATTATACCATTATTCTGGAGAAACTAGTTATGAACATAGATTATTAGTACACTTGATAGAATGTACTGAGTCTGGTATTAGTGACTCTTATTAGCAAACATCAGAGACAGTCATCACAACTCTTCACTGCAGATAATCTAGTAATCATTCTAATCAGTGCCATCTAGTCCTCTTAAATGAGGACTGACTTCTTGTTCCCCCATGTGGCTACTAATCTAACTGCTGTTAAAGAATTTATGTTTCCTCCCTTTGAGACATTTCCCTGGGAGCTTGAATGCAATTCTTGATTATTCCCAAAGCATCTGAGAGCAGGAAATAATGCCACCGTCTTGTCTTTGCTAATTGTCCAGAGTTACTTTGATTTCCCTATTGAGGACATGTTTTTTACATAGAGAATTCTACTGctttacttgttatttttattgcattcaCTCAAATATCTGGATTTAAGTagattatgttttatttccatgttttaatcATCTACAAATTACATAAGCTTTCAGCAGTTTCCACAATGGCTTCTTCCATGTTTGATGCCTGAGGATAAAGACAAAAACTATTTATACATGACCATAGTGTGTTAAAAGTTcagaaggaataaaaagtatgaatatatgtaaagttattatattttattttttaaactaaaggaCTAAATTGAAAAATCGATACCCTAATTCCACATCTCACCTGCCTCCTCATCCTAATTTCCTATCCTTTActtcagttttccttccttcacaAGTACCCTTTGTACAAAAGTTGATGTATGTGCTGAAAAAGAAATGCAGCTCTATAAAGTGAATATAGTATATGTCTTAAATTACACACACATTATAAAACTTCTTTTGATACTTCAAGGTTCTCATTCAAATATAcgtcttttaattttattcatttctacatACACACCAATATTTTGCTACCCTCTATTTAGTAAAATTGTTATAATCTGTCTCTTTCCCTATTTAACATGTTTGCTCCCATAGTGACAGGCAATTAGTTAGTTGCCAACCTTTGACTTCTCCATGGATCGCCACAGTCAATAACTTGGTTGACCCAAGAACAACGTCTGACCCATgaacaaaaaaattctgaaatgttttcttggGTCCTGTTTTGGgtagaaaatgaacacatttaaattatttaaaccgAGATGGATctatttcaagatttcttttatgGCACACATTCAACCATCATACATTGCACTTCAGACTGTGGACCTCCATCATATGCATATGAACCACTGGTATGAAGTATGAATGATGAAGGTTGTAACAAATAAGTAAACCATTTAAATTTATAGagctaaaattattttacttgatttaataccttctttttttaagaactcCAAATATTAGTCTAGATTTGAGATAGAAAAATACGCTAAGTGTAATCCATATCAacaaagaaattcagaaataatcAAGACAAAGACACATTAATTTTAAGTGATTCTTACTATTTGAATGTCTAGCACAGGGATAATACCAATAAAGTGGTTGTTGAGGTGACAGAATCCTGACACACATCGTGAGGCGGAGGGTTGGGGCACAGCCTCCAAATCTTGCTTTccctccagggcacctggctagtGGGCATCTCAGCCTCCTGGCAGTTAGGTGTGGAGAAGTGGCCGCAGGTAGCCTGATGCACCTGTGGTAACGGAACCTCTCCCCGTCTCAGCCAATCTCTGCACCCCTGTGTGCTTTTCCTTAATGTTTCCCACAGTGCCTTTCTGGCTCAGAGACTCTAATTCCCTCTGGTATACCATGAAATGAGGATAGAATACTGAAAAATTGTGGGAGAGGAAACcaacaaagagaaaagtgattATAACACAAGAGAAGGTGCCACAGCTATTAAGGAAGTGTTTGCAAGCATGTTGAATATTCATTGATCTGAAGGCAATAATTTGAGTATCTTTGGAAGTAAAATACTTCCTTGGAAGTTTTCCAAACATGGAAGATTTTTACTTACCGATTTCACAAGGGTTTTAAATTGATATTATGTAATATTCTGAGTCCATGTCTTAATCACATGGTATTGTGTAAACACTAATACTCATTATTATTCGGTAATCTATCAGTTCattgaaatatgaattttagtGTTTTCTAAAATCATTACTTACCTCTTCTGACAACTATTGCTCAAGTTGGTTATATAGCTTGATGTTTTTTAAGTAGATATTCTGACATTTACATTTAAGTTAACCTCAAATCATGTATGTTTTGTGAGATGAGATAAGAGATTGTTGTCAAAGAGGctcctggggggcttagttggttgagtgtcagacttcagctcaggtcatgatctcatggttcttttgagccccacatcaggctgtgtgctgacagctccgagcctggaacctgcttcagattctgtgtctcattctctctctacccctcccctgctcatgctctctcaaaaataaataaacattaaaaattttttaaaaattaaaaagaaaagttatcaaAGCTGTTTTGTCAACCAAATTTCTCCAACCTAGATAATGGCTGTTGTTTATAAAAGTGCCTTTAGATAAACATCTGATGAAGGTTTATGGACTTCCAGAGAGATGGCATTAGCAGTTGAAACCAAGATTATCTAGAATATAAGGGTCAAAAACTCTCCATTGGAGGACTTACAATTTCTCAATAtaacttttgaattaaaaatttcagaatcattttaatttctgttgtcAATTAGATTTTtgacatagaaaatatttaatactagACATAGGTCGTGGGAcataagtaaaatgttaatatgTATGATCACGGTGATTCAAAACAAAATCAGTGGCTGTGAAAATAGTCCTTCAGTAAGATTTTGGGATTGAATTTATGAAATGGCATTTGCTCTGCTGAATTTGGAAAGGGTGATGGTCTTTCTTATTGTCATGGCCTTGAGAGGATTTAGGGTGTGCCACCTGCTCTCTGCCTAGACCTTCCTGACCTGTGGGGACAGGTCAATCTACTGTCTCTGTGGCAGCTGCAGAATGAGGGGCCCTGTGGTGTCCTTTGAAGTCTGTCCTAACAGTACAGGTGGTCAGACCTTGCCTTATGTTTGTCTTGcatcttctctctcccctaacTACTAAGGGGATGTCATTGCCTCTGGACACAGATGCCATGAAACTCCAGAGAAGTTACGTAAGGATAAGCTGAAAGCACAGGTGACTTTACAGCTCAGAGTGAGCTTCGATCAATTGGAGATCAAAGAtgacatataaattattttccttatcttAGTCCATGGAAAACTGTGGAGGGGCTGATGTGCCTGCCTAGTTGGTGGATGATCCCGATTGACCATTTCTGGTCAATGTGTACAAGCGATAAGTGAATGCCTACATATGTGAATATGTTTTGTCAAGCCGGTGAATCAGCAGCGATTTCTCACAGTAGCACTAGGAAACTACTACCACTTACACCGtaactatttttagaaaatacatatacataagcCAAGTTAAATGGTAGACAACACTACAATGTTCATTCTtgactttaatttcttaataaaatgcaTAGGATTGGTAGAAGTGCCAGTGTGAGTTTAGCCCTTTGGCTCCAATTCTGTTCACCTAACTAGACTCACAGAGAATGACTTTCTGACCTGAAATGTACTTCTCCATTGTGCATATGCAGCTTGGTGAAGAAAACTCAGGCATAGGaaaacacacccacacccacacccacacccacacacccccccccacacacatacacagataaacataaaatagattatatatgtcgtattgttttatatatctacaaataataaaacataacatCTGAACAGCTAATGCTATCTATTAATTGCCAATTTTGTCTGTGGAGACTAGGACTATCCACCACCCTGTGACTTTCCAGTTTCCAACTAGCTATTCtgcttatttaaaatgaaagttagGAATTAGGCTATGAAAGTTAGTGTGGAGGATCCTGTATTGGCTTATTTCTGACTTCCCTGAAAATGTATCAATCTTTCTGATTTCCAGGCATCGCCTTACCTCACAGCACACGTCCCTTCTCCCTCATGATATTGTTAGCAGATTTTGCATTCAAAGGCAGAGATAGAGCATAGAATAACTATTcacttgtatgtatgtatgtatgtatgtatttacttatttatttatttatttatttatttttgacctgGTGCCCTTGAGGCTTGGTGTCACTTTAAGGACAATGacttctttggggtgcctggggtgctcagttggttaagcctctgaccttggcACAAGTCATAacttcccagtttgtgagtttgagccctgtgtccaactctgtgctaacagctgagggcctggagcctgcttcatattcttgcatttccctctctctacccctcacaagctagcactctgtctctctctcaaaaataaataaacattaaatatttttaaaaaatgaaaggacaatgactttttctattttttctttcttttctttttttttggcgGTCTACTAATATTTTACTCCAAAACACTAAACAATAATTCTCAGAGAAGTGCtatttgcttttatgattttatacCACTGATGATTAATTCTACACAACAGTGTTTTCTAAGAGAATATGATATGCAGAAggttaattttattaactttctatCATACCAAGATAAATCccaacattttgttttgtgtacATGCACCAAATGAGAGGGATAAAAAAAATGGACTGCCCTTTCATACATATCCTTTTGTTTAGCCACACGTCCTATTTCCATGTATATCTaggcatttttatttagtttttattttatcctaaatgtttttttcagtgggatatttatttatgtcattgCAAGATAAAAATGGATTCAAAAATGTTCAGAAGTTGAACAAAAAAAGTACTgcaaaaagtcaaaataaaactttaattgtTGAACAAAATATATGTATGGTGAGGAAGATGACTGGCTCTTTACTGCCTTCCAATAAATATGTTTCATATACCTTCTCCAGCTCTCAGATATTCTCTCCCTTGattagaatttataaaaaatCGATAGAAAATTATGTTGCactgtaaaatgtatttatttcaaaattcctgTTTACTACTTAAATAAGTGCACTTTCTTTGGTGAATTAACATGTTTTAGTATTAGGGGAAGATCAGTATTTAAGGTTGGGAATAGAAAGGCTTAAGATTTTCCCATCGAAAGTCATGggattttaaactatttaatgtaagagtcaccttaaggtggcgaccaagcggccattCTGCTGTAGGTCGGAGAAGAACTCCATGtaccgacgacccccaccccctcacctgcagacctggaatgtcccatgccagtttgaaaacagccaatcatgaagttccagcttcccatcaccctaaAAGAGGAgacaacctattccatcccgccacgtccctgaaatgcccttatttgataatctgccctcccaagatcaaacccagaaccccctcacccataaaaccacCCACCCATCGCctaccaggtgcgacttccctgactccccactcctggggTCATGGAACTTTGCCCTGGGAATCgaagatcccaataaaggctttcttggctccataacatggtctctttctttcctctgtctctgcctccatctattaaatcttacatttattGCCTCTGCACTTAGCAGAGATTAGTTCTTCAGGAGCAAATAAAAACCCGTAAATGTAGACATCTGTAATTATAATTTACATGAATTTGAAAGACTGGCATGGTTTATTTGAGAATCTCTTCAATGTGTCCATCACATCCTTGTTCCTTAGGCTGTAAATGAGGGGATTCAGCATTGGTATCACCAGGGTGTAGAAGACAGAGGCCATTTTATCAGTATCCAATGAGTGGTTGGTCTTTGGTTGCAAATCCATGAAGAGAAGGGTCCCATAGAACACAGTGACAGCCATCACGTGAGAGGCACAGGTGGAAAAGGCTTTTCGTCGGACCTCTGAAGAACGTATcctcaaaatggaaaaaacaatgttaaaatagGATATTAGAACAATAaccatagagaaaaacaaattgatcGCTGCAGAGGTAAACACTACTGTTTCTGGCATGTAGGTATCAGAACAGGACAATGCCAGAAAAGATACAGTATCACAGTAAAAATGGTTGATTACATTTGAAGAGCAGTATGACACAGAGAACACACAGGAGGTGACGGTCAGTGCTGTGGTCAGACTGTAGAGGTATGTGAGGGATACCAGCAGAAGGCAGATCTGTGGAGACACCACCACCATGTAGAGCAGGGGGTTGCAAATAGCCATGTAGCCATCATAGGCCATTGCAGGCAACATGAAAATCTCAGCCACAATGAAGACTAAGAATCTACCCAGTTGGGCTGCACATTCATAGTAAGATACGGTCTTTTTTGAAACCAAAAATTTACCCAGCATTTTAGGGGCAATGGCAGTAGAATCTCCAAGATTGATGATAGCCAAGTGCCTGAGGAAGAAGCACATGGGGGTTTGAAGCTGAGAGTCAACACTGGTGAGGGTGATGAGGCCCAGGTTCCCGGCCAGTGTCAGCCCATAGATcagcaggaaaacaaagaagagtgGAATCTGGAGCTCTGGGNNNNNNNNNNNNNNNNNNNNNNNNNNNNNNNNNNNNNNNNNNNNNNNNNNNNNNNNNNNNNNNNNNNNNNNNNNNNNNNNNNNNNNNNNNNNNNNNNNNNTGGTATCAATTATTTTGCATTCATTGTTATCAGGCTCTGTCTTCAGTTGCATAAGTGCATTATCTCACACAACACAAAGTATGAATACTTGATAAAAATCACATGGCTAGAAATTGGTGGACTAACATCCAACCAATCAGTGAAACACATAAAACAGAACCATGAAAACATAGCATTAACCATATTCAACACAGTCCCTTGTGTGACTTAATCTCATTGAAACTTAACTGTCTCGGGagacatgaaaataatttcatccATCTTCTAAGGCACTCCTGCAGAATAACTTGATCATTATTTTGACAAGGCTAGCATAGCTCTAAGCCCAGAGTGTACTGCTTACTAAATAATGTTAGCATgcttttccaattatttttctgtaCCAGTAAAGAAAAGTGACCAAACTGAGCAAATAAAacctataaataatattttttcaaacatcAAAACACGCTTTGAGCAATGTAAAGGAAAGAGCTATATGCTGGAAAACAAGAAAGGGCTCCAAGAACACAAAATAGAGAAGTGTCCAAGCAGATAGAGGACGGAGTGATAGAAAGGACTAGTTGACTTGGCAGAAGAAAGTGAGTG is part of the Suricata suricatta isolate VVHF042 chromosome 11, meerkat_22Aug2017_6uvM2_HiC, whole genome shotgun sequence genome and encodes:
- the LOC115271608 gene encoding olfactory receptor 8K3-like — its product is MNKPNQTVLTEFILMGITDWPELQGPFFGLFLIIYAISVVGNLGMIILTMVDSRLQTPMYFFLRHLAFIDLGYSTAVGLKMLVNFITNKNSIPYNWCATQLAFFILFIISELFILSAMAYDRYVAICHPLLYPVVMSQKVCWVLVAVPYVYSAFLSLITTIKIFMSSFCDHNVIRHFYCDSLPLLTLLCSSTRDVELIIMIFSAFNLGSSLLIVLVSYTLILRAILRMSSAEGRHKAFSTCGSHLTVVVVLYATLFFMYVQPKSSHSFDTDKIASAFYTLIIPMLNPMIYSLRNQDVKGALCRRWKNLHKLHM
- the LOC115272007 gene encoding olfactory receptor 8J3-like, whose translation is MCFFLRHLAIINLGDSTAIAPKMLGKFLVSKKTVSYYECAAQLGRFLVFIVAEIFMLPAMAYDGYMAICNPLLYMVVVSPQICLLLVSLTYLYSLTTALTVTSCVFSVSYCSSNVINHFYCDTVSFLALSCSDTYMPETVVFTSAAINLFFSMVIVLISYFNIVFSILRIRSSEVRRKAFSTCASHVMAVTVFYGTLLFMDLQPKTNHSLDTDKMASVFYTLVIPMLNPLIYSLRNKDVMDTLKRFSNKPCQSFKFM